A segment of the Alistipes communis genome:
CGGAATCGAGATCTGGACACCGACCGAAATCGGATGCGTCCAGAAATACTTGCTGCTGTTCAGATCGGCCACGGCCTCGCCCGTACCCGCTTCGGCACCCCCGCTCACCATTTTGCGGAAATCCTCCATGTCGTTACCGGTAATGGTCGCCGAACCGAACGCCGCGACGGTCGGGATACGGGCGGCATTGGTCGTTTTCAACTGGTAGCGGAGCATTTCGGCCTGAATATCCAATGCGCGCAGATCGCTGTTCCGCGACACGTCGGTCGAGAGCGTTTCGCCGCCCGCGAGAACGACGTCTTTCATCTCGTCAAGGTTGCCGACCAGCTCGATCGACAACGCCTCGGGAACCGACAGGTACATTTTGAGTTGCAGCATGGCCATCCGAATCGAATTCTTCGTCTGCGTAATGGTCGGAAGCAGATTGCTCAGCTCCACCTGCGCCGTCAGGTAGTCGTACTCCGAGGCCACGCCCTGTTCGAACTTCACCTTCGTATCGTCCACCGTGCGCTGGATCGTCGCACGCGACTCTTCGAGCGTCGCCAGCGACTGTTCGGCCAGCAGGATGTTGTAGAAGGCCTTTTTCACCTCGGCCACCAGCGTAATGCGCGACGACCGCGCCGCCTCGACGGCCGATGCGATCTGCGTGCGGTTCAGCTTCAACGTCCGATAGACTGCCGGCGCGAAGAGCGGCACCGAGAGGCTGGCCGTACCGGTAAAGGTATTGTCGGCGCCGAACGAGATACCGCCGCGCATCGTCGACTTTTCGATCGCGCGGGTGTACTCCCCGCTCGCCGACAGCGACGGCAGCAGATTGCCGCGCGTCTCCTTCTTCACGTAATCGTAGCGCTCCACGTCGAGATCGGCCACCTTGATCGTGGGGTTCTCGCTGAGGGCCATCTGGATCGCGTCGTCCAGCGTCAACCGGAGCTGCGCCGAGGCACTTCCCGCTGCAAACGCACCGAAAGTCAGTGCTAAAATCAATCGCTTCATACCCGTTCTTCTCATCTGTAAGTTATTTCTTTCCGTTCTGTTTTTCGAGGAAATCGTCGATCAGGCGCATCCCCTTTTCGGTCGAAATACCCCGCAGGAAATTCACGACCAGAAACACCAGCGCCTCGTTCGTCGACATGTTGTGCGACAGCAACACGTCCTTGCGCACGATCAACCCCTCGACCGAATAACGCAGCAGCGTAATGGCCAGATCGAAGTTGACGATTCCCTGGAAATAGCCTTCTTCCACGCCGCGCGACAGTGCGATCTTGAACTGCTCCAACCCGTCCCGGTTGCGGCGTTCGGCGACGAGCCGCTCGTAGACTTTGGGATAGAAGCGCCGCAGGTTGCTTTGCAGCCGGTGGCTTATCTCCGCCTTATCCATTACGTCGCCGAAGACCAGCAGCATCGCTTCGAGCACGTTCTTCGCCTGTGCACCCAACTCGGCGTGCCGCCGGTCCTGCTCGCGCACATAATAGCTCAGACACTGGTAGAGCAACTCCTCCTTGTCGCCGAACTGTTCGTAAATCGTCCGTTTCGAGACGCCTATATGACGGGCGATATCGTCCATCCGCACCGCCTTGATGCCTTGTCCGACAAACATTTCGGCCGCCAATTGAATAATGGTCTCACGTTGCATACTCATCTCCTCACTGGTACGGCAGCAAAGGTAGACAAGAAAACTAAAAAAACAAAAATAGTTTTCTCTTTTTTGCGATGAATTTCCCGGAAGAACTCTCCGATTCGGCTTATTTCAGGATCAATATGCTATATTTCAGATATTTAAAAAAAGATCAAAACCATATTTTCACGTCGCACTATCAGATATTATATCTGCGACAACTCGCTCTTCATACCACGTCCAGCCGCCTAAAAGGAGCTTCTGAAAAGACACGACCCCGAACGAAAGAATTCCATCAGGCAATTCATCCCCGCCCAACCCTGTCTCCGTTATTCCGCCCCGTATACAGACACAGGCTCCGGCGGGCGGTGAAGCGTCATCCGGAACGACGATATACCGCAAAAAAGGAGTATGAAAAATCGGGAAACGGCAGCGGTCGCATCACACGCACGGCGAACCGCAGGCGAGACATCCGGCACCTCCTGTCCGACAGGCAGGTATGGCCGGAAACCCGCCGAGAAAGAATACCGGCCGGATTGCGGCGGCCCGGCACAACGGGGTTCGCTCGCGCCTGCCGACCGTCGCCGGCAACGGCTGAGGGGCTGGAAACGGCAGTGGTCACGCCTCGCGGCGAAGTTCGTCGTCGTAGAGTTCGTCGAACCGCACACGCAACTGCCGGTCGTCGCGGATAACGGCACGCAACTCGTCCAGACGGGAGGCGTTTTCCGATTCGGGCAGCCACAGACGCAAATACCCGCCTTCGCCGTACTTCGTCCGCAGATGTTCGGCAAAACGGGCGAACTGCCCCTCCCGATCGAGTTCGGGAGCGTGTTCCAACCCGTACTGCACCGTCCGCCGCAATGTCGTTTCACAGTCGATCACCCGATCGGCTTCGGCCACGATACGGCCATAGATCGTTCGGGGCGGACGTCCCGACGACGCGCGGTGATCCTCCGCCGCCTCGGCGATCGTCGCCACCTCCGCCTCCGTGAACCAGCGCCGCAGGTTCCGATCCCCGCGCACGATGCGCGCCGACGCCTCGTGGTGCCGCTCGCGCCCCTCCCGCAGCCCCGTATCGTGGTAGGCCGCCACGGCATAGACCATATCGGGATTCACCTCGTAATATCGAGCCAAACGCAGGCTCGCAGCGATCACCGTCAGCGCATGGTCGCGCCGGTGCGCCCGATCGAACGCATCGTAACGAGGCAGAATCTCGCGTTCGACATACCGGATCAACTCTTCATTCACATTCATCTCCGCAAAAGTAGAAAAAAAGAGCGTCGTTCCGCGCGGGAACGACGCAAATCCGCCGACGGAATCCGGTTACTCCGCTTTCGGAGTCTCCGGCTCCGACGGCTCGGCAGCGGCGGCAGGCGCCGCGGATTCGACCGGAGCGGCGATCTGCTTGGGATTGGGGCCGTACTTGTTCTCGCCCGCCTGCGAATCGAAACACATCCAGACGATCATCCAGACGGCAGTGATCATCAGCACTGCGAATCCGACCCCCGTCAACGCCATTCCGCTGCCCTTTCCGCCCAGCATCAGCACGCTGCCGATCATCATCAGGATCGTACAGACGAACGCCACGCCGTAGTAGCCGGCCAGCCACCAGCCGCTGCGACCGATATCGTGCAGACGGCGTACCACCACTGTCAATGTCGGCAGAAAAACGAAGAGCCCGTAAAGCGTCGTCAGATAGCGCGGCGACGTCGGATTGTCGGGAGTCGCCCCGAAAAGCAGAATATCGAGCAGCATCGTCACGACCACGAAAACCACATTGAACAACGTGAACATCCAGTACTCCTTGCGGCGCGCACGTCCCTCGAAAGTCACATACTTCCTAATACAAGTCAACCACCATTTCATAAACTATCGATTTTAAGTTAAACGATCCGTAACACACTCCGCATCCCCTGCGTCCGCCGCCGGAACCTCCGCCGTGGGATCGGCGCCATACCGATTCTCCCCTTTCTCGGAACCGATGCACATCGCCGCGATACCTGCCGCCGACAACAGCGCCAATGCCAGCAGCATCGGCCGCACTACGATCCAGATCGCCGCAGCCGACTGCTGTCCAGACAGACCTTCCAAAGCACCGTCCTCGGCAAATTGCATATACGATGTCGACATCCAATAAAAGCAGACCCAATAAAGCGCATAGTAGCCCACCAGCCATTTGCCGCTCAGCCCGATGTCGTGCAGCCGACGCACCCGCACGGCCAACCCGGGCAGGAAGGTGGCGAGCATCCAGCCGTACACGAGCAGGAGCGACCCGGCGACAGCCAACGTATAGGCCGTCGCATGCTCCGCCGCATCCCCGCCTTCGGCAACGCTCTTATAGATCACTGCTCCGAGCAGGACGAGACCGACCGCCAGAAGCAACAGATAGACGAGCGTGTTGAACAGCGTAAACATCCAGAACTCCCGCCGGCGGGCGCGCCCGCGGAAATTGACGTAATTACGCATACATTTGAGCCACCATTTCATCGCACAAGAGGATTTGTTTTCAACCGTTGCCGTCCGGCCGCCGATCTCCGCCGCGGCCCGGAACCGTCGGGATTCATTCCCGCCATGTACAAATATAGAGAAAAAATCGCAGAACCGTCACCGCCTTCCTCGAAAAAGCAAAAAAGACCGGATTTCCGGGATTGTTCAGATTTTCGGCTGGTTACGAACGTCAGTCCGCACATCCTCAGCCCGTTCCACCCTGCACCGCCTCCCCTGCACAGCCAGACCGTCGCCCGCACGCGCACAAGGAAGTGCGACGACCGCCTGCAACAAAAACAGCAGACCCGAAGGTCTGCCGTTTTCACGTATATATCGCGTGTACCGCACGGAGTCCTATGCGTCTGTCGTGACGCTCTCGAGTTTCTTCATCATCGAGAACATAAAGACCGCAGAGAGGAGACAGAGGACGATGAATACCGTCCAGACGGCCCACAGAGGAATTCCGCCCCAAAGGAACCCGCCGACGGCTACGAGCAGATTGCCGATGGCCGTAGCACCGAACCAGCCACCCATCATCATCCCCTTATATTGGGGAGGCGCCACTTTCGAGACGAACGAAATACCCATCGGTGAAAGCAACAGTTCGGCGAAAGTCAACACGAGATAGGTCGAGATGAGCCAGTTCGACGAGACGAGCGGCACTTGCTCGCCAGCCTCCACAGCCGCTTCCTGCGCATCGGGCGTGAGCAATCCGAGCGAACCGACGGCCATGATGGCGAACCCCGCCGAAGCCACCAGCATCCCGTAGGCGATCTTACGCGGCGCCGAAGGTTCCTTGCCCCTGCGGGCCAGTGCCGAGAAGATAGCTATCGAAACCGGCGTGAGCGCTACGACATAGAAAGGATTGAACTGCTGGAAGATCGGGGCCGAAACGGCAACAGGCCCGTTCAGATTCAGATATTTATAATAGAGGACAGCCACCACGCCCGCCACGATGCTGCCGGCAACGACGCGGCCTCGGGTCGTCTCGGACTGAAAGAGCGAGAAGAGAGCGTAGACCCCGATGATGATCAGCACGAGGTTCCACACGCTGAAAAACATGCTCTGGAAACCCTCCGAGCTCTTTTCGTTGAACTCATTGGCGAAGTAGGTCAGTGTCAGCCCATTCTGGTGGAAAGCCATCCAGAAGAAAATCACCACGGCGAAAACGAGGCAGAGGGCGATGATACGCTGGCGCATCTCGCCAGCCGAAAGTTTTTTCTCCGCCACGGCCTTCTCGCCGCTCTTGCTCTTGCCGCCCTCGATGTGGCGGAAGGAGGAGCGGAAGGTGTAATAAATCCCCATTGAGATGATAAGCGCCACGCACGCCACGGCGAACGAGAAGTGGTAGGCGTCGTTCGACGAGAACCCGAGGCTCGTCTCAGCCCACTCCTTGATCTCGACGGCGGCCGTCGGAGCGAAAAGGGCCCCCACGTTGATGGCCATGTAGAAGATCGAAAAAGCCTCGTCGCGCTTCGAGGCATACTTCGGATCGTCGTAGAGATTGCCGACCATCACTTGCAGGTTGCCCTTGAAAAGCCCTGTGCCGACACTGATGAAAATCAAGGCTGCCAACATGCCGATCATCGCCAGCGTGTCGCTGCCAAGCGGAAGCGAGAGCAACAGATAGCCGGCAAACATCACGGTAATACCGATGGTCACCATCTTTCCGTAGCCGAACTTGTCGGCCAGAACACCGCCGACGAGCGGCATGAAATAGACGAGGCCGAGGAACGTACTGTAAATGGCTCCCGCCACACCGGCCTCCAAACCGAAGTTGGCACGCAGGAAGAGCGCGAAGACGGCCAGCATGGTGTAGTAGCCGAACCGCTCGCCGGTATTGGCAAGCGCCAGCGCGTACAGCCCTTTGGGTTGTCCTTTAAACATAGAGCGGATTATTTTTGGGTTATTTGAATCTCGTGCGGAATTTTCATTGCCGACAAATATAGCAAAAAATTCGGAAAAAGAGACCTCCGCAGGCGAAAAAAGCACGACCGGATTCACCATGCCGCCCTTGTTACGAACGGGATGCGACCCCGCAGGGCAGGACGGCGGCCTACCCGATTCCGTTCGTCGGCGATCTTCCGGAAGGTCGCCCGTACGAACGGAATCCCGTCGGAATCCGACGGATCCGGAGCGGGAGACCGGCTCGTTCGGATTCGATCCGGACGGACACGCAGGTTTCGGACGCCGCACCTTTCGACCGTTTCCAGCCGAATCGACCATTTATCCGGCACTATCGCCCTCCAATCCGGAATCGAGTTCCAAACCGATGCCTAACTTACCTGCGGCATATGCCGTAAAATCATTAATTTTTCACATTATGTGTTATTCCAATCACCATCATCGCTTTCGCGACAAGGCGATCCAGCAATTCGATGCGCTTTTCTACGAGAAGGGCAACCTGCGCCGCTGTCACTACCGGATCTGGTACGACCTTGCACACCGCATCTGGGGAATTTCCTACAAGAGCTACCTCAGCGCGCTGCGCAAGGACGTGAGCGACGTCCCCGACATGCCGCCGCAGGCATCCGAAGCGTTGAAGGCTCTGATCGGATCGCTGTTGCACAACGCACCGGAGTGGAAACGCAAACGCTATGTCCATCGGCGGCGACTCCCCGAAGCACTCGCCGGGCAGGAACGTCCCCGCAATCGGACCGCAGCGCTCGAACCCTTCCGACGATAATCCGTCCGCAGCCCCGGCCTTTGAAGGCCGGGGTTGTTCGCAACGGTACCGCGAACCTTCGGTGCGGACGACGACCGCCTGCCGGCGTTTTCCGCACGCCGAACCGGAACTTTCCGTTCCGGAAGGCCGGAATCGCAAATTTTTTGTATATTTGGGGAATAACCGTACCACGAAAACGTCGCCTTATGGAAAACTCACACCGTCTGAAAATGGTCGAACGCGACGAATGGCTCCGTCCCGTCGAAGGGCAACTCCTCGCCCGTCACGAAGCCTACGAGAAGCGGCTCGACGAGATACGCCGCACGGCGGGATCGCTCGTTGACTACGCCAACGGCCACCGGTATTTCGGCTGGCAATACGACTCAACGCTCGAAGGGTGGTGGTTCCGCGAATGGCTGCCCGGCGCCTGCGACGTTTACCTGTTCGGCGACTTCAACGGCTGGCAACGCACCGAACTGCGTCTGGACAAAGACGCTCAAGGGGTGTGGAGCATCTTCCTGCCCGAGGCCATGTACGGCCACCGGCTCCGGCACGGATCGCTCTACAAGATCCACGTCCACGGCCGCAACGGCTGGCTCGACCGGATTCCGGCCTACGCCACGCGCGTAGTGCAGGACGAGCGGACGAAGGACTTCACGGCGCAGTTCTGGATTCCGCGTCCCTTCGACTGGTCGGACGACACGTTCGACATCGCCCGCCATGACGAACTGCTCATCTACGAAGCCCACGTAGGCATGGCGCAGGAACGGCCCGGCGTGGGCACCTACCGCGAATTCGCCGACCGGATTCTGCCCGTCATCGCGCGCGACGGCTACAACACCGTGCAGTTGATGGCCGTAGCCGAGCACCCCTACTACGGTTCGTTCGGCTACCACGTATCGAGCCTTTTCGCACCGTCGTCGCGCTTCGGAACGCCCGAAGAACTGAAAGGATTGATTCGCCGCGCACACGAGCTGGGCCTGGCCGTCATCATGGATCTCGTCCACTCGCACTATGTCCGCAACCTCAACGAAGGAATCAACGAACTGGACGGCACCGACCACCTCTACTCGCCCGCAGGCCCCGCCGGCGACCAGCCGCACTGGGACTCGAAACTCTTCGACTACGGAAAACCGCAGGTCGAACATTTCCTGCTGTCGAACATCAAATACTGGCTCGAAGAGTACCGTTTCGACGGGTTCCGCTTCGACGGCGTCACGTCGATGCTCTATCACCACCACGGCTACGTCGCCTTCGACAGCCGCGACCGCTATTTCGACGAAGGGGTCAACGAAGGGGCGATCACCTATCTCTCGCTGGCCAACCGGCTCGCCCACGACCTGCGTCCCTCCTGCGTCACGATCGCCGAAGACGTGAGCGGAATGCCGGGCATCTGCTTCCCGCAGGAGGAGGGAGGCGTCGGGTTCGACTACCGGCTCGGCATGGCGATTCCCGACTACTGGATCAAGCAGATCGAAGAGGTACCCGACGAACAGTGGGACATCCGCGAGATGTGGTCGGTGATGACCGACCGCCTGCCGGGCGTCAAGACCGTCGCCTACGCCGAATCGCACGACCAGGCCCTCGTGGGCGACAAGACGATCGCCTTCCGGCTCATGGACAAGGAGATGTACACCCACATGGATCGTGCGTCGGAAAACCTCACGATCGACCGCGGCATGGCGCTGCACAAGATGATCCGGCTAATGACCGTCTCGACCGGCGGCGACGCCTATCTCAACTTCATGGGCAACGAATTCGGACACCCCGAATGGATCGACTTCCCGCGCGAAGGCAACGGCTGGAGCTACGCTCACGCCCGCCGGCAGTGGTCGCTCGCCGAGGACGGTCTGCTGCGTTACTCGTGGCTGGGGGCATTCGACCGGGCAATGCTCGCGCTGGTCAAACGCTACGGCATATTGCGCGACGGCTATCCCTACTGCCTGCAAATGGACGACCGCAACCAGACGATCGCCTTTTCGCACGGGCGGCTCGTCTTCGTCTTCAACTGGCATCCGGCAGCATCGATCCCCGACTACCGCTGCCGAGTGCGCGAAGCCGGACGCTACGAGTTGATCCTCTCGACCGACGAACGCCGTTTCGGCGGCACCGAACGCGCCCGCATCGGCAGCGAACACTTCTCTTCACCCGCAGACAACGGCGACGGCACGACCTCGCCCGCGATCAGCATCTACAACACCTCGCGCACGGCGGCGGTATATCTGCTCCAATAAGATATCGATTCGCGCGTCGGGCGGCAACCGCACCCGTACGGCGAATTGCTCTCACAAGCGGATTCAGCCCTCAACGATGAAATCCACGCCCGCCCTGCGGGCCTGCGAATGCTGGAATTGCCGCCGAATACGGTAGATACGCCCCTCCTTGCGCAGCCGCGCACCGGTCTGCCGGAAGCGGAACGCGACACCCGCATCGACGCACTGTCGCCTCAGGTCGAGTACCCAATCGAAATCGCACACACGCGCGTCATCGCCCGACTCGCCCCCGCACGACACCGAATCGATCCGCCCCTCGGCGAGGTAGCGGCTCAGGTCGAGGCGTTCGAGCAGCGGTTCGCAGATCACCTCGCGGCGGCACAACGGCAGCGAGAGGTAGATCGGCAGCCGATAGTCGGCGCGCTCCTGCGTCTCGCAGGTACAGCACAGCACCACGTGCGGCCAGCCTTCGCCCCAGTCCGCCGGCAGGCAGGCCGCG
Coding sequences within it:
- a CDS encoding DUF805 domain-containing protein, with translation MKWWLKCMRNYVNFRGRARRREFWMFTLFNTLVYLLLLAVGLVLLGAVIYKSVAEGGDAAEHATAYTLAVAGSLLLVYGWMLATFLPGLAVRVRRLHDIGLSGKWLVGYYALYWVCFYWMSTSYMQFAEDGALEGLSGQQSAAAIWIVVRPMLLALALLSAAGIAAMCIGSEKGENRYGADPTAEVPAADAGDAECVTDRLT
- a CDS encoding TolC family protein; its protein translation is MRRTGMKRLILALTFGAFAAGSASAQLRLTLDDAIQMALSENPTIKVADLDVERYDYVKKETRGNLLPSLSASGEYTRAIEKSTMRGGISFGADNTFTGTASLSVPLFAPAVYRTLKLNRTQIASAVEAARSSRITLVAEVKKAFYNILLAEQSLATLEESRATIQRTVDDTKVKFEQGVASEYDYLTAQVELSNLLPTITQTKNSIRMAMLQLKMYLSVPEALSIELVGNLDEMKDVVLAGGETLSTDVSRNSDLRALDIQAEMLRYQLKTTNAARIPTVAAFGSATITGNDMEDFRKMVSGGAEAGTGEAVADLNSSKYFWTHPISVGVQISIPIFSGLKNSYKSRQVKNQIEQLDLQRDYAQRQTTVAVESAINNLLTAREMMLAQARTMAQADKAYHISDTRFRAGAGTILELNSAQLNRTQAHLNYSQAIYDYLSAQADYDRIVGREVGGN
- a CDS encoding TetR/AcrR family transcriptional regulator → MFVGQGIKAVRMDDIARHIGVSKRTIYEQFGDKEELLYQCLSYYVREQDRRHAELGAQAKNVLEAMLLVFGDVMDKAEISHRLQSNLRRFYPKVYERLVAERRNRDGLEQFKIALSRGVEEGYFQGIVNFDLAITLLRYSVEGLIVRKDVLLSHNMSTNEALVFLVVNFLRGISTEKGMRLIDDFLEKQNGKK
- a CDS encoding peptide MFS transporter, producing MFKGQPKGLYALALANTGERFGYYTMLAVFALFLRANFGLEAGVAGAIYSTFLGLVYFMPLVGGVLADKFGYGKMVTIGITVMFAGYLLLSLPLGSDTLAMIGMLAALIFISVGTGLFKGNLQVMVGNLYDDPKYASKRDEAFSIFYMAINVGALFAPTAAVEIKEWAETSLGFSSNDAYHFSFAVACVALIISMGIYYTFRSSFRHIEGGKSKSGEKAVAEKKLSAGEMRQRIIALCLVFAVVIFFWMAFHQNGLTLTYFANEFNEKSSEGFQSMFFSVWNLVLIIIGVYALFSLFQSETTRGRVVAGSIVAGVVAVLYYKYLNLNGPVAVSAPIFQQFNPFYVVALTPVSIAIFSALARRGKEPSAPRKIAYGMLVASAGFAIMAVGSLGLLTPDAQEAAVEAGEQVPLVSSNWLISTYLVLTFAELLLSPMGISFVSKVAPPQYKGMMMGGWFGATAIGNLLVAVGGFLWGGIPLWAVWTVFIVLCLLSAVFMFSMMKKLESVTTDA
- a CDS encoding HD domain-containing protein, which codes for MNVNEELIRYVEREILPRYDAFDRAHRRDHALTVIAASLRLARYYEVNPDMVYAVAAYHDTGLREGRERHHEASARIVRGDRNLRRWFTEAEVATIAEAAEDHRASSGRPPRTIYGRIVAEADRVIDCETTLRRTVQYGLEHAPELDREGQFARFAEHLRTKYGEGGYLRLWLPESENASRLDELRAVIRDDRQLRVRFDELYDDELRREA
- a CDS encoding DUF805 domain-containing protein, yielding MKWWLTCIRKYVTFEGRARRKEYWMFTLFNVVFVVVTMLLDILLFGATPDNPTSPRYLTTLYGLFVFLPTLTVVVRRLHDIGRSGWWLAGYYGVAFVCTILMMIGSVLMLGGKGSGMALTGVGFAVLMITAVWMIVWMCFDSQAGENKYGPNPKQIAAPVESAAPAAAAEPSEPETPKAE
- a CDS encoding alpha-amylase family glycosyl hydrolase — encoded protein: MENSHRLKMVERDEWLRPVEGQLLARHEAYEKRLDEIRRTAGSLVDYANGHRYFGWQYDSTLEGWWFREWLPGACDVYLFGDFNGWQRTELRLDKDAQGVWSIFLPEAMYGHRLRHGSLYKIHVHGRNGWLDRIPAYATRVVQDERTKDFTAQFWIPRPFDWSDDTFDIARHDELLIYEAHVGMAQERPGVGTYREFADRILPVIARDGYNTVQLMAVAEHPYYGSFGYHVSSLFAPSSRFGTPEELKGLIRRAHELGLAVIMDLVHSHYVRNLNEGINELDGTDHLYSPAGPAGDQPHWDSKLFDYGKPQVEHFLLSNIKYWLEEYRFDGFRFDGVTSMLYHHHGYVAFDSRDRYFDEGVNEGAITYLSLANRLAHDLRPSCVTIAEDVSGMPGICFPQEEGGVGFDYRLGMAIPDYWIKQIEEVPDEQWDIREMWSVMTDRLPGVKTVAYAESHDQALVGDKTIAFRLMDKEMYTHMDRASENLTIDRGMALHKMIRLMTVSTGGDAYLNFMGNEFGHPEWIDFPREGNGWSYAHARRQWSLAEDGLLRYSWLGAFDRAMLALVKRYGILRDGYPYCLQMDDRNQTIAFSHGRLVFVFNWHPAASIPDYRCRVREAGRYELILSTDERRFGGTERARIGSEHFSSPADNGDGTTSPAISIYNTSRTAAVYLLQ
- a CDS encoding DUF5131 family protein → MAGWNLWHGCRKVSEGCRRCYVYRQDARWEQDASQVRRTAAFDLPVRRDRTGRYKIPPGQTVYTCFTSDFFIEEADAWRGEAWAMIRERSDCTFLMITKRIDRVAACLPADWGEGWPHVVLCCTCETQERADYRLPIYLSLPLCRREVICEPLLERLDLSRYLAEGRIDSVSCGGESGDDARVCDFDWVLDLRRQCVDAGVAFRFRQTGARLRKEGRIYRIRRQFQHSQARRAGVDFIVEG